The DNA region ggcggggcgagatcgggcggggcgagatcgggtggGGTGAGGTCAGGCGTGGCGAGTTCgggtggagcgaggtcgggcggggtgaggtcgggcgtggtGAGATCGGGCAGgctgagatcgggcggggtgaggttgagatgtggcgagatcgggcggggcaagatcatgcggtgtgaggccgggcggggcgagatcggacgggtcgagattgggcagggcgaggtcgggcgggtcaaGATtgagcggggcgaggtcgggtggggcgagattgggagggggcaagatcgagcgggcgaggtcgggctgcgagatcgggcagtgcgaagtcgggcggggtgagatcgggcagggcgaggtcgagcggagtgaggtggggtagggtgaggacgggcggagtgagatcgggctgggtgagatctggcggagtgaggtcgggtggagtgaggtcgcgcggagtgagttcgggcggggcgagatcgggcggggcgagttcgggcggggtgaggtcgggcgtggcgagatcgggtaaagcgaggtcgggcggggtgagatcgggcttggcgagatcgggcaggccgagatcgggcggggtgaggttgggatgtGGCGACATCGGGCGGGCCGAGATTGGGCGGAGTGAAttcgggcggggcgaagtcgggcgggtcgagattgggcagggcgaggtcgggcggaccgagatcgggcggagtgaggccgggtggtgtgagatcgggcggggcgagttcgggtggggcgagattgggaggggCCGAGATCGAGCGGGCAAGGTCGGGctgcgagatcgggcagggcgaagtcAGGCGGGGTGGGTTTGGgtggggcgagatcaggcggggtgaggtcaggcggggcgagatcggacgggtcgagatcgggcagggtgaggtcgggcagggcgaggtcgggcggggtgagatcgggcagggcgaggtcgagcggagtgatgtTGGGCAGGGTGAGGACGGGCGGATTGAGATCGGGCTGGGTGAGATTGGGCGGGGCAAGGTCAGATGGCGCAAAGtcaggcggagtgagatcgggcggggtgagatctggcagagtgaggtcgggtggagtgaggtcgcgcggagtgaggtcgggcggtgacgagatcgggtggggcgaggtcgggcgggcgaggtcgggctgcgagatcgggcagggcgaagtcgggcggggtgtgattgggcgggacgagatcaggcggggtgaggtcgggcgggggcgaagtcgggtggggcgagatcgggcggggcaaggtcgggcAGAACGAGATCAGGCGGAGTGAGGCCgggtggtgtgagatcgggcgCCGCAAAGTCGGGCGGGtcaagattgggcggggcgaggtcgggtggggcgagattgggagggggcgagatcgAGCGGGCGAGGTCGAGCTGTTCGAGATCGGacagggcgaagtcgggcggggtgggattgggcggTGCGAGATCAGGGGGGGTGAGGTTGGGCGTGGCAAGATCAGGCGGGGTGAGATCAGACAGGGCGAGATCAGACGggtcgagatcgggcagggtgaggtcgggcagggcgaggtcgggcggggtgagatcgggcagggcgaggtcgagcgtagtgaggttgggaagggtgaggacgggcggattgagatcgggctgggtgagattgggcggggcgaggtcggatgGCGCGAAGtcaggcggagtgagatcgggcatGTCGAGATTGGGTGGAGCGAGGTCGGGCTGGGTGAGGTCGGGCGTGGTGAGATCGGGCAggacgagatcgggcggggtgaggttgggatgtggcgagatcgggcggggcgagatcatgcggagtgaggccgggcggggcgaggtcgggcgtgtcgagattgggcagggcgaggtcgggcgggtcaagattgggctgggcgaggtcgggtggggcgagattgggagggggcgagatcgagcgggtgaggtcgggctgcgagatcgggcagggcgaagtcgggcggggtgggatcgggtgaggcgaggtcgggcggggcgaggtcgggcggggacgagatcgggtggggcgaggtcgggcgggcgaggtcgggctgcgagatcgggcagggcgaagtcgggcggggtgggattgggcgggacgagatcaggcggggtgaggtcgggcgggggcgaagtcgggtggggcgagatcgggcggggcaaggtcgggcagaacgagatcggacggggcggggtcgggctgtgtgagatcgggcggaggcgagatcgggcggggcgaggttgggcggggcgaggtcgggcggtgtgagatcgggtgGGTCGAGGTCGGGCGGGCCGAGGtcgtgtggggcgagatcgggcgggtcgAGGTCAGGCGGAGCAATATCGGACGGGGCGAGTTCGCGCGGTACGAGATCGGACGGGGCGGATCGagtggtgtgagatcgggcggggtcgagatcgggcggggcaaggtcgggcggggtgagatcgggtggggcgagatcggacggggcAAGGTCGCGCGGAATGAGATCGGACAGGGCGGGGTCGcgtggtgtgagatcgggcgggggcgagatcgggcggggcgaggtcgggcggggtgggatcgggtggggcgaggtcgggcggggcgaggtcgggcggggacgAGATCGAGTGGGGAGAGGTCGGGCAGGCGAGGTTGGGctgcgagatcgggcagggcgaagtcgggcggggtgggattgggcggggcgagatcaggcggggtgaggtcgggcgggggcgaagtcgggtggggcgagattgggaaggaacaaagtcgggcggggtgaggtctggcggggcgagatcgggcggggcgagatcgggcggggcgaggtcgggcagaACGAGTTCGGACGGGGCGGGGTCGGGCGGTGTGAgaacgggcggggcgagatcgggcggggcgagtttgggcggggcgaggtcgggcggtgtgagatcgggcgggggcgagatcgggcggggcaagtTCGGGCGGGGTGGGAACGGGTGGGTCGAGGTCGGGCGGGCCGAGGtcgtgtggggcgagatcgggcgggtcgAGGTCAGGCGGAGCAATATCGGACGGGGCGAGTTCGCGCGGTACGAGATCGGACGGGGCGGGGTCGagtggtgtgagatcgggcggggtcgagatcgggcggggcgaggtcgggcggggtgagatcgggtggggcgagatcggacggggcgAGGTCGCGCGGAATGAGATCGGACAGGGCGGGGTCGcgtggtgtgagatcgggcgggggcgagatcgggcggggcgaggtcgggcggggtgggatcgggtggggcgaggtcgggcggggcgaggtcgggcggggacgAGATCGAGTGGGGAGAGGTCGGGCAGGCGAGGTTGGGctgcgagatcgggcagggcgaagtcgggcggggtgggattgggcggggcgagatcaggcggggtgaggtcgggcgggggcgaagtcgggtggggcgagattgggaaggaacaaagtcgggcggggtgaggtctggcggggcgaggtcgggcggggcgagatcgggcggggcgaggtcgggcagaACGAGTTCGGACGGGGCGgggtcgggcggtgtgagatcgggcggggcgagatcgggcggggcgagtttgggcggggcgaggtcgggcggtgtgagatcgggcgggggcgagatcgggcggggcaaggtcgggcggggtgggatcgggtgggTCGAGGTCGGGCGGGCCGAGGTCGTGTGGGGCGagttcgggcggggcgaggtcaggcggagcgagatcggatggggcgaggtcgggcggaacgaGATCGGACAGGGCGGGGTCGaggggtgtgagatcgggcgggggcgagatcgggcggggcgagttcgggcggggtgggatcgggtggggcgaggtcgggcggggcgaggtcgggcggggacgagatcgggtggggcgagatcgggcgggcgaGTTCGATCTGTTCGAGATAGggcagggcgaagtcgggcggggtgcgattgggtggggcgagatcgggcaggGCAAGGTCAAGCGGAGTGAGGTTGGGCAGGGTGAGGACTGGCGGATTGAAATCGGGCTGGGTgagattgggcggggcgaggtcggatgGCGCGAAGtcaggcggagtgagatcgggcggggtgagatctggcggagtgaggtcgggcggggcgagatcgggcgtggcgagatcgggcggggtgaggtcgggcgtggcAAGTTCgggtggagcgaggtcgggcggggtgaggtcgggcgtggtGAGATCGGGCAGGCTgagatcgggcagggtgaggttgggatgtgtcgagatcgggcggggcaagaTCATGCGGTGTGAGGCCGGGCGGGGCGAGCTCGGGCGGGTCAAGATtgagcggggcgaggtcgggtggggcgagattgggagggggcaagatcgagcgggcg from Pristiophorus japonicus isolate sPriJap1 unplaced genomic scaffold, sPriJap1.hap1 HAP1_SCAFFOLD_2157, whole genome shotgun sequence includes:
- the LOC139245221 gene encoding uncharacterized protein; translated protein: MILPRPISTHPNLTLPDLSLPDLTTPDLTPPDLAPPELATPDLTPPDLATPDLAPPDLTPPDLTPPDLTPPDFAPSDLAPPNLTQPDFNPPVLTLPNLTPLDLALPDLAPPNRTPPDFALPYLEQIELARPISPHPISSPPDLAPPDLAPPDPTPPELAPPDLAPARSHTPRPRPVRSRSARPRPIRSRSA